A section of the Babylonia areolata isolate BAREFJ2019XMU chromosome 1, ASM4173473v1, whole genome shotgun sequence genome encodes:
- the LOC143290546 gene encoding uncharacterized protein LOC143290546, producing the protein MMEHIVTSHIMTYLQSNGILCPEQHGFRRRRSCETQLLGYIDETTTELEKGNQMATIVLDFSKAFDKVSHTLLVHTLQRYGIRDDLRWGSHINSTTIKANKTSGFLRRNLKIGNKKTN; encoded by the exons ATGATGGAGCACATTGTCACCAGCCACATCATGACGTACTTGCAGAGCAATGGTATCCTCTGCCCAGAACAGCATGGCTTCCGAAGAAGACGATCTTGTGAAACACAGCTGCTCGGATACATTGACGAAACCACAACTGAGCTGGAAAAAGGAAACCAAATGGCTACAATTGTCCTCGACTTCTCcaaggcctttgacaaggtcagcCACACCCTGCTTGTCCATACGTTACAGCGCTATGGAATTAGAG ACGACCTACGCTGGGGATCCCACATCAATTCTACAACCATTAAAGCCAACAAGACCTCAGGCTTTCTCCGGCGCAACTTGAAgataggaaacaagaagacaaattaa